A DNA window from Parabacteroides johnsonii DSM 18315 contains the following coding sequences:
- a CDS encoding DUF3872 domain-containing protein → MNILNNRNKRTSIFKAVALCLIAAMSFTLVSCDDDMDIQQSYPFTVEVMPVPNKVVKGQTVEIRCELKKEGDFSGTLYTIRYFQFEGEGSLKMDNGITFLPNDRYLLENEKFRLYYTAAGDEAHNFIVVVEDNFSNSYELEFDFNNRNVKDDDLTIVPIGNFSPLLK, encoded by the coding sequence ATGAACATACTGAACAACAGAAACAAGAGAACATCAATATTCAAGGCAGTGGCGTTATGCCTGATAGCCGCCATGTCATTCACCCTCGTGTCATGTGACGATGACATGGACATCCAGCAGTCCTATCCCTTCACGGTGGAGGTCATGCCCGTGCCGAACAAGGTAGTAAAGGGGCAGACAGTGGAAATCCGCTGTGAACTGAAAAAGGAGGGCGACTTTTCGGGTACGCTCTATACCATCCGCTATTTCCAGTTCGAGGGGGAAGGCTCGCTCAAAATGGATAACGGCATCACCTTCCTGCCTAACGACCGCTACCTGCTGGAGAACGAAAAATTCCGCCTGTACTACACGGCGGCGGGTGATGAGGCGCATAATTTCATCGTGGTGGTGGAGGATAACTTTAGCAACTCCTACGAACTGGAATTTGACTTCAACAACAGGAATGTAAAGGACGACGATCTTACCATCGTTCCCATCGGCAACTTCAGCCCCTTGTTGAAATGA
- the traM gene encoding conjugative transposon protein TraM, with protein sequence MEQTKNEPTKENKAAPETGKPKKEREPLTEAQRLKRQKMIVLPAMVLVFIGAMWLIFAPSSGKEQPPGTDGYNTEMPDADKANRQIIGDKLKAYEHGEMEERQESRNRAIGQLGDMFDREIAGTENGVDFDLANPGGKEERAKPATPQTIQSSAAAYRDLNATLGNFYDQPKNDNAEMDELLERIASLESELESERGKASSMDEQVALMEKSYELAAKYMGGQNGGQPSAEQRAEPTTVQKGKKNKAMPIRQVEHQVVSSLSQPMSNAEFVAALSQERNRGFNTAVGTAEVLDRNTIPACVHGAQSVTDGQTVRLRLLEPMAVAGRTIPRGAVVVGTGKIQGERLDIEITSLEYDGTIIPVELAVYDTDGQPGIFIPNSMEMNAVREVAANMGGSLGSSINISTNAGAQLASDLGKGLIQGTSQYIAKKMRTVKVHLKAGYRVMLYQEKY encoded by the coding sequence ATGGAACAGACAAAGAATGAACCGACGAAAGAGAACAAAGCTGCTCCCGAAACGGGGAAACCGAAAAAGGAGCGCGAACCGCTGACAGAGGCGCAACGGCTGAAACGGCAGAAGATGATCGTGCTGCCCGCTATGGTGTTGGTGTTCATCGGGGCGATGTGGCTGATATTCGCCCCGTCCTCCGGCAAGGAGCAACCGCCGGGAACGGACGGATACAACACCGAGATGCCCGACGCTGACAAGGCGAACCGGCAGATTATCGGCGACAAGCTGAAAGCCTACGAGCATGGGGAGATGGAAGAGCGTCAGGAGAGCCGCAACCGTGCCATCGGGCAGCTGGGCGACATGTTCGACCGCGAGATAGCGGGAACGGAGAACGGAGTGGACTTCGACCTCGCCAATCCGGGCGGCAAGGAAGAAAGGGCAAAGCCAGCCACGCCGCAGACCATCCAGTCCTCCGCAGCCGCCTACCGTGACCTGAACGCCACGCTCGGAAACTTCTACGACCAGCCGAAAAACGACAATGCGGAGATGGACGAATTGTTGGAGCGCATCGCATCGCTGGAGTCGGAACTGGAAAGCGAGAGGGGCAAGGCTTCCTCTATGGACGAGCAGGTGGCTCTTATGGAGAAGTCCTACGAGCTGGCGGCAAAGTACATGGGCGGTCAGAACGGAGGACAGCCATCGGCGGAACAGAGGGCAGAGCCAACTACCGTGCAGAAAGGGAAGAAGAACAAGGCAATGCCTATCAGACAGGTGGAGCATCAAGTAGTTTCTTCACTCTCACAGCCTATGAGTAACGCGGAGTTTGTCGCCGCCTTATCGCAGGAACGCAACCGGGGTTTCAACACGGCTGTCGGCACGGCGGAGGTATTGGACAGGAACACCATACCGGCGTGCGTGCATGGGGCGCAGAGCGTGACGGACGGGCAGACGGTAAGGCTGCGCCTGCTGGAGCCTATGGCGGTGGCAGGCAGGACAATACCCCGGGGTGCGGTGGTGGTCGGCACGGGCAAGATACAGGGTGAGCGGCTCGACATCGAGATTACCTCGCTGGAATACGACGGCACGATTATCCCCGTGGAGCTTGCGGTCTATGACACGGACGGACAGCCCGGCATCTTCATCCCGAACTCGATGGAGATGAACGCCGTCCGGGAGGTCGCCGCCAACATGGGCGGCTCGCTGGGAAGCAGCATCAACATCTCCACCAATGCCGGGGCGCAGCTCGCCTCCGACTTGGGCAAGGGGCTGATACAAGGCACGAGCCAGTACATCGCCAAAAAGATGCGAACCGTCAAGGTGCATCTGAAAGCCGGGTACAGGGTCATGCTTTACCAAGAAAAATATTGA
- a CDS encoding conjugal transfer protein TraO, translating to MRKYIAIIIASLALFTGQAHAQRCLPKMQGIEVRADMADGFNLGGKDGGYSFGAALSTYTKKGNKWVFGGEYLLKNNPYKDTKIPVAQFTAEGGYYFKILSDARKIVFVYAGASALAGYEAVNWGKKVLHDGSTLHDRDAFIYGGALTLDVECYVADRIALLANLRERCLWGGDTRKFHTQFGVGIKFIIN from the coding sequence ATGAGAAAGTACATCGCAATAATCATCGCGTCGCTTGCCCTTTTTACAGGGCAGGCGCACGCCCAGCGGTGTCTGCCGAAGATGCAGGGCATCGAGGTGAGGGCGGACATGGCGGACGGCTTCAATCTCGGCGGCAAGGACGGCGGGTACAGCTTCGGGGCGGCTCTCTCCACCTACACGAAGAAGGGGAACAAGTGGGTGTTCGGTGGCGAATACCTGTTGAAGAACAATCCCTACAAGGACACCAAGATACCCGTGGCGCAGTTCACGGCGGAGGGCGGCTATTACTTCAAGATACTGTCGGACGCCCGAAAGATTGTTTTCGTCTATGCCGGGGCTTCGGCTCTCGCCGGATATGAGGCGGTAAATTGGGGGAAGAAGGTGCTGCATGACGGCTCCACGCTGCACGACCGGGACGCCTTCATCTACGGCGGTGCGCTGACGCTCGATGTGGAGTGTTACGTGGCAGACCGTATCGCCCTGCTTGCCAACCTGCGGGAGCGTTGCCTTTGGGGTGGCGACACACGGAAGTTCCACACGCAGTTCGGGGTCGGTATCAAGTTCATCATCAACTGA
- a CDS encoding DUF6956 domain-containing protein — protein MNTTYQTLIVKFSEPITALDGIFDDTGAWGTDTLKGWIDDYESTRFTATDSHTAVITSEYNMECVKEWLQRQTPISEMREF, from the coding sequence ATGAACACGACCTATCAAACGCTGATAGTCAAGTTCAGCGAACCTATCACGGCATTGGACGGTATCTTTGACGATACCGGAGCGTGGGGAACGGACACCCTCAAGGGGTGGATAGATGATTACGAAAGCACACGTTTCACCGCCACCGACAGCCATACGGCAGTCATCACGAGCGAGTACAATATGGAATGTGTGAAAGAGTGGCTACAACGGCAGACCCCCATTTCCGAAATGCGAGAATTTTGA
- a CDS encoding TraL conjugative transposon family protein, protein MWGMYWKLHDKRKRLAASLKGYLDGLPPETRRRIVLGMFAAFAVLALYTFGRAVYDIGRNDGSHMETGHAGRVELPTPAETGNHLTPYLYGTDKE, encoded by the coding sequence ATGTGGGGCATGTATTGGAAACTCCACGACAAACGGAAACGCTTGGCGGCAAGTCTCAAAGGGTATCTGGACGGCTTGCCGCCGGAAACACGCCGCCGCATCGTGCTGGGGATGTTCGCCGCCTTCGCGGTGCTTGCCCTTTACACCTTCGGCAGAGCCGTCTATGACATCGGCAGGAACGACGGCTCACATATGGAAACGGGACACGCCGGACGGGTGGAACTGCCGACCCCGGCGGAAACAGGCAATCACTTAACACCTTATTTATATGGAACAGACAAAGAATGA
- a CDS encoding glycoside hydrolase family protein yields MMRVFMTMLCSLLTVCSVSAQISRQEGTDGQAAIYRLPLMERAFLCCRYFEGWHSEKHYPYVGWGHKLLPNEKYSARTMTKRDADELLRKDLRKFVAMFRKFGVDSILLGTLAYNVGPAKLLGSKTIPKSTLIKKLEAGDRNIYREYIAFCNYKGKRHAMLLKRRKAEFALLYIP; encoded by the coding sequence ATGATGCGTGTATTCATGACAATGCTCTGTTCACTTCTGACGGTCTGTTCTGTGTCCGCGCAGATCAGCCGCCAAGAGGGAACGGACGGGCAGGCGGCAATCTACCGACTGCCGCTTATGGAACGTGCTTTTTTATGCTGCCGCTACTTTGAAGGCTGGCACTCAGAAAAACACTACCCATACGTCGGTTGGGGTCACAAACTTTTGCCAAACGAGAAGTATTCGGCACGAACCATGACAAAACGGGATGCGGATGAACTTTTGCGGAAAGACCTGCGCAAATTTGTCGCCATGTTCCGTAAATTCGGGGTTGATTCGATTTTGCTTGGCACGTTAGCTTACAATGTGGGACCGGCGAAGCTGTTAGGCAGCAAAACAATCCCCAAAAGCACCTTAATCAAGAAGCTGGAAGCTGGTGACAGGAACATCTACCGTGAGTATATAGCCTTCTGCAACTACAAAGGAAAACGCCACGCCATGCTGCTCAAACGGAGAAAGGCGGAGTTTGCGCTGTTGTATATCCCATAA
- the traN gene encoding conjugative transposon protein TraN translates to MRKVIIMFALAMGIITANAQENVTVETTNGSEQPTLTKEVYPQKEADGDLYHGLSRKLTFDRMIPPHGLEVTYDKTVHVIFPAEVRYVDLGSPDLIAGKADGAENIIRVKATVRNFPNETNMSVITEDGSFYTFNVKYAAEPLLLNVEMCDFIHDGSTVNRPNNAQEIYLKELGSESPMLVRLIMKSIHKQNKREVKHIGCKRFGIQYLLKGIYTHNGLLYFHTEIKNQSNVPFDVDYITWKIVDKKVAKRTAVQEQIILPLRAQNYATLVPGKKSERTVFTMAKFTIPDDKCLVVELNEKNGGRHQSFVIENEDLVRAGTINELQVR, encoded by the coding sequence ATGAGAAAAGTAATCATCATGTTTGCCCTCGCTATGGGCATCATAACTGCCAACGCGCAGGAGAATGTAACCGTTGAAACGACCAACGGAAGTGAACAACCGACCTTGACGAAGGAGGTCTATCCGCAGAAGGAGGCGGACGGCGACCTATATCACGGGCTGTCACGCAAGCTGACCTTCGACCGCATGATACCGCCGCACGGTCTGGAAGTGACCTACGACAAGACCGTCCACGTCATTTTTCCGGCGGAGGTGCGCTATGTCGATTTAGGCTCGCCCGACCTGATTGCCGGGAAAGCCGACGGAGCGGAGAACATCATCCGTGTGAAGGCTACCGTAAGGAATTTTCCCAACGAAACGAATATGTCCGTCATCACGGAGGACGGCAGTTTCTACACCTTCAACGTGAAGTACGCCGCCGAACCGCTGTTGCTCAACGTGGAGATGTGCGACTTCATCCATGACGGCAGCACGGTGAACCGCCCGAACAACGCGCAGGAAATCTATCTGAAAGAGCTGGGCAGCGAAAGCCCGATGCTGGTGCGCCTTATCATGAAGTCCATCCACAAACAGAACAAGCGCGAGGTGAAGCATATCGGCTGCAAGCGTTTCGGCATCCAATACCTGTTGAAAGGCATCTACACGCACAACGGCTTGCTTTATTTCCACACGGAGATAAAGAACCAGAGCAACGTGCCTTTCGATGTGGACTACATCACTTGGAAAATCGTGGACAAGAAGGTTGCGAAGCGTACTGCCGTGCAGGAGCAGATTATTCTGCCGCTCCGCGCGCAGAACTACGCCACCCTCGTGCCGGGCAAAAAGAGCGAGCGCACGGTCTTCACGATGGCGAAGTTCACCATCCCCGATGACAAGTGCCTCGTGGTGGAATTGAACGAGAAGAACGGCGGCCGTCACCAGTCCTTCGTGATTGAGAACGAGGATTTGGTACGCGCGGGTACCATCAACGAACTTCAAGTACGCTGA
- a CDS encoding DUF3873 domain-containing protein encodes MTTRMTINGVSTCAEAGTEKYERFQSGIGRRRRTLVQYDYRHPIDRELFSCVKPTLDECRAARDKWLNAKKGKEDRL; translated from the coding sequence ATGACAACACGAATGACCATCAACGGAGTAAGCACCTGCGCGGAAGCAGGTACGGAGAAATACGAGCGTTTCCAATCGGGTATCGGAAGACGCAGGCGGACACTTGTGCAGTACGACTACCGCCACCCCATAGACAGAGAATTGTTCTCTTGTGTCAAACCCACGTTGGACGAGTGCCGAGCCGCACGGGACAAGTGGCTGAACGCAAAGAAGGGAAAGGAGGACAGACTATGA
- a CDS encoding toprim domain-containing protein: MERTEIDAVRRMPLADFLARLGHEPVRRSGNELWYLAPYRGERTSSFRVNVAKQLWYDFGLGKGGDIFTLAGEFLQSDDFMKQAKFIAEAANMTVAGWEKPVYLSKPTESVFEDVEVAPLLRSLLTEYLEERGIPYAIASRHCCRLNYGVRGKRYFAVGFPNMAGGYEVRSRYFKGCIPPKSVSLVKANDIPADECLVFEGFMDFLSAVTLGVTGNADCLVLNSVANVEKAAGLLDGYGRIGCFLDRDEAGRRTLAALTMRYGERVTDRSSLYDGCKDLNEYLQLTTKKQKNNHLKIEEQ, from the coding sequence ATGGAAAGGACGGAAATAGATGCTGTCAGAAGGATGCCGCTTGCGGATTTTCTCGCACGGCTGGGGCATGAGCCTGTCAGAAGGAGCGGTAACGAGCTGTGGTATCTTGCCCCGTACAGGGGCGAGCGCACATCCTCTTTCCGTGTGAACGTGGCGAAACAGCTCTGGTACGACTTCGGTTTGGGCAAGGGCGGCGACATCTTCACGCTTGCCGGGGAGTTTCTGCAAAGCGATGACTTCATGAAGCAAGCGAAGTTCATAGCGGAAGCCGCCAATATGACGGTTGCCGGATGGGAAAAGCCCGTCTATCTCTCGAAGCCGACCGAATCCGTTTTTGAGGATGTGGAGGTCGCTCCGCTGCTCCGCTCACTGCTGACGGAGTATTTAGAGGAACGGGGCATCCCTTACGCCATCGCATCCCGTCACTGCTGCCGCTTGAACTACGGTGTGCGTGGGAAACGGTATTTTGCCGTTGGCTTTCCGAACATGGCAGGTGGCTATGAAGTCAGAAGCCGATATTTCAAGGGTTGCATACCTCCGAAGTCTGTATCACTGGTAAAGGCGAATGACATCCCGGCTGACGAGTGCCTCGTGTTCGAGGGCTTCATGGACTTTCTCTCTGCCGTGACGCTTGGTGTAACCGGTAACGCTGACTGTCTTGTGCTGAACTCAGTCGCCAACGTGGAGAAGGCGGCGGGATTGCTGGACGGATACGGGCGCATCGGCTGCTTCCTCGACCGTGACGAAGCCGGACGGCGGACGCTTGCCGCACTTACCATGCGATACGGGGAACGTGTCACCGACCGTTCCTCCCTCTATGACGGTTGCAAGGACTTGAACGAGTACCTGCAACTGACAACGAAAAAACAGAAAAACAACCATCTAAAAATCGAAGAACAATGA